In one window of Carassius carassius chromosome 38, fCarCar2.1, whole genome shotgun sequence DNA:
- the LOC132119536 gene encoding IQ motif and SEC7 domain-containing protein 1-like isoform X2, giving the protein MDGHFAYTEMETPTENPSKAAEYLKELNKIIETQQELLEKQKNRIEELEQQVCDLCQENACLKDQYQRHLATCRLQQQGNSHLTLGAIKENVIQEKNESEGLRVSNVSVEGEAPGGEAGPSLENSGGYLRGPVSRSAIISGEHFDGPPLYAHEVRQRPRRPKLQHSQSILRKQAEEEAIKRSRSLSESYELSTDLQDKQVEMLERKYGGRFITRHAARTIQTAFRQYQMNKNFERLRSSMSENRMSRRIVLSNMRMQFSFEGPEKVHSSYFEGKQVSLTDDGSKLGALVQSERGEMVPTNMKSPAVQSDFTDAITELEDVFSRQVKSLAESIDDALNCRSLHGDEGQPEPTRGHPDREQEVTYQIKPSHSSDHRKRDEMTASYSDVTLYIDEEELSPPLPLSQAVDRHSSTESDLRLRSLNSSQDYWSLAHKDEKADTDTSCRSTPSLECQEQRLRIDHLPLLTIEPPSDSSVELSDRSDRSSLKRQNAYDRGIASKQGSPKHIPSHALPPRGPARDDDAPRHRPRQLESHLAINGTANRQSKSESDFSDGDNDSINSTSNSNDTINCSSESSSRDSLREQTLSKQTYHKETRNSWDSPAFSNDIIRKRHYRIGLNLFNKKPEKGTQYLIERGFVPDTPVGVAHFLLQRKGLSRQMIGEFLGNRQKQFNRDVLDCVVDEMDFSAMELDEALRKFQAHIRVQGEAQKVERLIEAFSQRYCICNPGVVRQFRNPDTIFILAFAIILLNTDMYSPNVKPERKMKLEDFVKNLRGVDDGEDIPREMLVGIYERIRKRELKTNEDHVSQVQKVEKLIVGKKPIGSLHHGLGCVLSLPHRRLVCYCRLFEVPDPNKPQKLGLHQREIFLFNDLLVVTKIFQKKKNSVTYSFRQSFSLYGMQVLLFENQYYPNGVRLTSALPGADIKVLINFNAPNPQDRKKFTDDLRESIAEVQEMEKYRIESELEKQKGVVRPSISQSSGLKKETGNGTLSRTSLDDSYAMGEGLKRSALSSSLRDLSDAGKRGRRSSAGSLDSNMEGSIISSPHIRRRATSSRDCPSRQQSIPNSSSLLGSLFGTKRGKSPSLPPQPSHPTLISHTPHPTNLHHTARDGVTVTETQAQMHPHHAQFCHLQNPPPYHHHHHYHPPAHIQHPPHQYHPPPVPSSSHSLSHGPHSHVPHPSHPSHSQHAPHHHSQPPAPPPVASSTKPKHSGISTVV; this is encoded by the exons TGTGGAAGGTGAGGCTCCGGGTGGTGAGGCAGGCCCCTCTCTAGAGAACAGTGGAGGTTACTTACGAGGGCCGGTGAGCCGCAGTGCCATCATCAGTGGTGAGCACTTCGACGGCCCACCACTGTATGCTCACGAGGTACGGCAGCGCCCGCGGCGACCCAAACTCCAGCATTCCCAGTCGATCCTTCGCAAACAGGCAGAAGAGGAGGCCATCAAACGCTCACGATCACTGTCTGAGAGCTATGAGCTCTCAACCGACCTCCAAGACAAACAG GTGGAGATGCTGGAGCGCAAATATGGAGGGCGTTTTATAACCCGACATGCTGCGCGAACAATCCAGACTGCCTTCCGCCAATATCAGATGAACAAGAACTTTGAGCGCCTCAGGAGTTCTATGTCGGAGAACCGCATGTCCAGACGCATAGTTTTGTCCAATATGAGAATGCAGTTTTCATTTGAAGGACCTGAAAAAGTCCACAGTTCATATTTTGAGGGGAAGCAGGTGTCTCTTACAGACGATGGCTCTAAACTAGGAGCCTTGGTGCAATCGGAGCGGGGGGAGATGGTCCCCACCAACATGAAGTCACCTGCGGTCCAGAGCGATTTCACAGACGCCATTACAGAGCTGGAGGACGTTTTCTCTCGACAAGTGAAATCATTAGCAGAGTCGATAGATGATGCTCTGAACTGTCGCAGCCTACATGGAGACGAAGGACAGCCAGAGCCAACCAGAGGTCATCCAGACAGGGAGCAAGAGGTTACCTACCAGATCAAGCCTTCCCACAGTAGTGACCACCGTAAGCGAGACGAGATGACAGCCTCGTATAGCGATGTGACACTTTATATAGATGAGGAAGAGCTCTCCCCTCCTCTTCCTTTATCACAAGCAGTTGACAGACACTCTAGCACAGAGTCAGACCTCCGTCTACGTTCTTTGAACTCCTCGCAGGATTACTGGTCTCTAGCTCACAAGGACGAAAAGGCCGACACAGACACTAGCTGCCGAAGCACCCCGTCTCTGGAGTGTCAAGAGCAGAGATTGAGGATAGACCACCTTCCCTTGCTCACCATCGAACCTCCCAGCGATAGCTCGGTTGAACTGAGCGACCGTTCTGACCGAAGCTCTCTCAAGAGGCAGAACGCTTACGATCGGGGCATTGCCAGCAAGCAGGGCAGCCCGAAACACATCCCCTCTCATGCGCTACCACCACGGGGACCAGCAAGAGATGACGATGCTCCTCGGCATCGGCCACGGCAGCTGGAGAGCCACCTGGCAATCAACGGCACTGCCAACCGGCAGAGCAAATCTGAGTCGGACTTCTCTGACGGTGATAATGACAGCATCAACAGCACTTCCAATTCCAATGATACCATCAACTGCAGTTCGGAATCTTCATCCAGGGATAGTCTTCGAGAGCAGACTCTCAGCAAGCAGACATATCATAAAGAGACCCGCAACAGTTGGGACTCACCCGCGTTTAGCAACGATATCATCCGCAAGAGGCACTATCGTATCGGCCTGAACCTTTTTAACAA GAAACCTGAAAAAGGCACCCAATACCTGATTGAGCGAGGATTTGTCCCAGACACACCTGTGGGAGTTGCCCATTTCCTGTTACAGAGAAAGGGGCTGAGTCGACAGATGATTGGCGAGTTCCTGGGCAACAGGCAGAAACAGTTCAACAGAGATGTTCTTGA CTGTGTGGTAGATGAGATGGATTTCTCTGCAATGGAGCTGGATGAGGCCTTAAGAAAATTCCAGGCACATATCCGGGTGCAGGGAGAGGCACAGAAGGTGGAGCGACTCATTGAAGCCTTCAg TCAGCGCTACTGCATCTGCAACCCGGGGGTGGTGCGTCAATTTAGGAACCCTGATACCATCTTCATCCTGGCGTTTGCCATTATACTCCTCAACACGGACATGTACAGCCCAAATGTGAAGCCAGAGAGGAAGATGAAGCTGGAGGACTTTGTAAAGAACCTTCGTG GGGTGGACGACGGAGAGGATATCCCAAGAGAGATGTTGGTAGGCATCTATGAGCGAATACGGAAGCGAGAGCTTAAAACTAACGAAGACCACGTCTCCCAGGTGCAgaaggtggagaagctcatagttgGCAAGAAGCCG atCGGGTCTCTGCACCATGGCCTTGGATGT GTGCTGTCTCTACCACATCGCAGACTTGTGTGTTACTGCAGGCTGTTCGAAGTGCCGGACCCTAACAAACCTCAGAAGCTGGGACTCCACCAGAGAGAGATATTCCTGTTCAATGACCTTTTAGTG GTCACTAAGATTttccagaagaagaagaattcGGTGACGTACAGCTTCAGGCAGTCCTTTTCTCTATATGGGATGCAGGTGCTTCTGTTTGAAAACCAGT ATTACCCCAATGGAGTGCGTCTCACTTCAGCTCTTCCAGGCGCGGACATCAAGGTTCTCATTAACTTCAACGCCCCCAACCCGCAAGACCGCAAGAAGTTCACCGATGACCTGCGGGAGTCCATCGCAGAGGTGCAGGAGATGGAGAAGTACAGAATAGAGT CTGAACTGGAGAAGCAGAAAGGTGTGGTCCGTCCGAGCATTTCCCAGAGCTCAGGGCTGAAGAAAGAGACTGGAAATGGCACTCTAAGTCGCACCAGTCTGGATGACAGTTATGCCATGGGTGAAGGCCTCAAGAGAAGTGCCCTCAGCAGCTCTTTACGTGACCTTTCAGATGCAG GCAAGCGGGGGCGCCGCAGCAGTGCAGGATCTCTAGACAGCAATATGGAA GGGTCCATCATTAGCAGCCCCCACATACGGCGTCGGGCCACTTCCAGCCGCGACTGCCCCTCCCGCCAGCAGTCCATCCCCAACTCCTCTTCACTCCTGGGCTCCCTGTTCGGCACCAAGCGGGGAAAGTCACCCTCTTTGCCTCCCCAGCCATCCCACCCAACACTAATCTCTCACACCCCTCACCCTACCAACCTGCACCACACAGCCCGTGACGGTGTCACAGTCACCGAGACCCAGGCCCAGATGCACCCCCACCACGCTCAATTTTGCCACTTACAGAATCCCCCTCCgtaccaccaccaccatcactaCCACCCCCCAGCACACATTCAACACCCGCCCCACCAATACCACCCTCCTCCTGTCCCTTCGTCCTCTCACAGCCTCTCGCACGGTCCCCACAGCCACGTGCCACACCCCTCGCACCCCTCCCACTCCCAGCATGCACCTCACCACCACAGCCAGCCTCCGGCCCCTCCTCCGGTGGCCAGCAGCACCAAGCCCAAACACAGCGGCATCAGCACTGTGGTTTGA
- the LOC132119536 gene encoding IQ motif and SEC7 domain-containing protein 1-like isoform X5, producing the protein MACHRYHFVEGEAPGGEAGPSLENSGGYLRGPVSRSAIISGEHFDGPPLYAHEVRQRPRRPKLQHSQSILRKQAEEEAIKRSRSLSESYELSTDLQDKQVEMLERKYGGRFITRHAARTIQTAFRQYQMNKNFERLRSSMSENRMSRRIVLSNMRMQFSFEGPEKVHSSYFEGKQVSLTDDGSKLGALVQSERGEMVPTNMKSPAVQSDFTDAITELEDVFSRQVKSLAESIDDALNCRSLHGDEGQPEPTRGHPDREQEVTYQIKPSHSSDHRKRDEMTASYSDVTLYIDEEELSPPLPLSQAVDRHSSTESDLRLRSLNSSQDYWSLAHKDEKADTDTSCRSTPSLECQEQRLRIDHLPLLTIEPPSDSSVELSDRSDRSSLKRQNAYDRGIASKQGSPKHIPSHALPPRGPARDDDAPRHRPRQLESHLAINGTANRQSKSESDFSDGDNDSINSTSNSNDTINCSSESSSRDSLREQTLSKQTYHKETRNSWDSPAFSNDIIRKRHYRIGLNLFNKKPEKGTQYLIERGFVPDTPVGVAHFLLQRKGLSRQMIGEFLGNRQKQFNRDVLDCVVDEMDFSAMELDEALRKFQAHIRVQGEAQKVERLIEAFSQRYCICNPGVVRQFRNPDTIFILAFAIILLNTDMYSPNVKPERKMKLEDFVKNLRGVDDGEDIPREMLVGIYERIRKRELKTNEDHVSQVQKVEKLIVGKKPIGSLHHGLGCVLSLPHRRLVCYCRLFEVPDPNKPQKLGLHQREIFLFNDLLVVTKIFQKKKNSVTYSFRQSFSLYGMQVLLFENQYYPNGVRLTSALPGADIKVLINFNAPNPQDRKKFTDDLRESIAEVQEMEKYRIESELEKQKGVVRPSISQSSGLKKETGNGTLSRTSLDDSYAMGEGLKRSALSSSLRDLSDAGKRGRRSSAGSLDSNMEGSIISSPHIRRRATSSRDCPSRQQSIPNSSSLLGSLFGTKRGKSPSLPPQPSHPTLISHTPHPTNLHHTARDGVTVTETQAQMHPHHAQFCHLQNPPPYHHHHHYHPPAHIQHPPHQYHPPPVPSSSHSLSHGPHSHVPHPSHPSHSQHAPHHHSQPPAPPPVASSTKPKHSGISTVV; encoded by the exons TGTGGAAGGTGAGGCTCCGGGTGGTGAGGCAGGCCCCTCTCTAGAGAACAGTGGAGGTTACTTACGAGGGCCGGTGAGCCGCAGTGCCATCATCAGTGGTGAGCACTTCGACGGCCCACCACTGTATGCTCACGAGGTACGGCAGCGCCCGCGGCGACCCAAACTCCAGCATTCCCAGTCGATCCTTCGCAAACAGGCAGAAGAGGAGGCCATCAAACGCTCACGATCACTGTCTGAGAGCTATGAGCTCTCAACCGACCTCCAAGACAAACAG GTGGAGATGCTGGAGCGCAAATATGGAGGGCGTTTTATAACCCGACATGCTGCGCGAACAATCCAGACTGCCTTCCGCCAATATCAGATGAACAAGAACTTTGAGCGCCTCAGGAGTTCTATGTCGGAGAACCGCATGTCCAGACGCATAGTTTTGTCCAATATGAGAATGCAGTTTTCATTTGAAGGACCTGAAAAAGTCCACAGTTCATATTTTGAGGGGAAGCAGGTGTCTCTTACAGACGATGGCTCTAAACTAGGAGCCTTGGTGCAATCGGAGCGGGGGGAGATGGTCCCCACCAACATGAAGTCACCTGCGGTCCAGAGCGATTTCACAGACGCCATTACAGAGCTGGAGGACGTTTTCTCTCGACAAGTGAAATCATTAGCAGAGTCGATAGATGATGCTCTGAACTGTCGCAGCCTACATGGAGACGAAGGACAGCCAGAGCCAACCAGAGGTCATCCAGACAGGGAGCAAGAGGTTACCTACCAGATCAAGCCTTCCCACAGTAGTGACCACCGTAAGCGAGACGAGATGACAGCCTCGTATAGCGATGTGACACTTTATATAGATGAGGAAGAGCTCTCCCCTCCTCTTCCTTTATCACAAGCAGTTGACAGACACTCTAGCACAGAGTCAGACCTCCGTCTACGTTCTTTGAACTCCTCGCAGGATTACTGGTCTCTAGCTCACAAGGACGAAAAGGCCGACACAGACACTAGCTGCCGAAGCACCCCGTCTCTGGAGTGTCAAGAGCAGAGATTGAGGATAGACCACCTTCCCTTGCTCACCATCGAACCTCCCAGCGATAGCTCGGTTGAACTGAGCGACCGTTCTGACCGAAGCTCTCTCAAGAGGCAGAACGCTTACGATCGGGGCATTGCCAGCAAGCAGGGCAGCCCGAAACACATCCCCTCTCATGCGCTACCACCACGGGGACCAGCAAGAGATGACGATGCTCCTCGGCATCGGCCACGGCAGCTGGAGAGCCACCTGGCAATCAACGGCACTGCCAACCGGCAGAGCAAATCTGAGTCGGACTTCTCTGACGGTGATAATGACAGCATCAACAGCACTTCCAATTCCAATGATACCATCAACTGCAGTTCGGAATCTTCATCCAGGGATAGTCTTCGAGAGCAGACTCTCAGCAAGCAGACATATCATAAAGAGACCCGCAACAGTTGGGACTCACCCGCGTTTAGCAACGATATCATCCGCAAGAGGCACTATCGTATCGGCCTGAACCTTTTTAACAA GAAACCTGAAAAAGGCACCCAATACCTGATTGAGCGAGGATTTGTCCCAGACACACCTGTGGGAGTTGCCCATTTCCTGTTACAGAGAAAGGGGCTGAGTCGACAGATGATTGGCGAGTTCCTGGGCAACAGGCAGAAACAGTTCAACAGAGATGTTCTTGA CTGTGTGGTAGATGAGATGGATTTCTCTGCAATGGAGCTGGATGAGGCCTTAAGAAAATTCCAGGCACATATCCGGGTGCAGGGAGAGGCACAGAAGGTGGAGCGACTCATTGAAGCCTTCAg TCAGCGCTACTGCATCTGCAACCCGGGGGTGGTGCGTCAATTTAGGAACCCTGATACCATCTTCATCCTGGCGTTTGCCATTATACTCCTCAACACGGACATGTACAGCCCAAATGTGAAGCCAGAGAGGAAGATGAAGCTGGAGGACTTTGTAAAGAACCTTCGTG GGGTGGACGACGGAGAGGATATCCCAAGAGAGATGTTGGTAGGCATCTATGAGCGAATACGGAAGCGAGAGCTTAAAACTAACGAAGACCACGTCTCCCAGGTGCAgaaggtggagaagctcatagttgGCAAGAAGCCG atCGGGTCTCTGCACCATGGCCTTGGATGT GTGCTGTCTCTACCACATCGCAGACTTGTGTGTTACTGCAGGCTGTTCGAAGTGCCGGACCCTAACAAACCTCAGAAGCTGGGACTCCACCAGAGAGAGATATTCCTGTTCAATGACCTTTTAGTG GTCACTAAGATTttccagaagaagaagaattcGGTGACGTACAGCTTCAGGCAGTCCTTTTCTCTATATGGGATGCAGGTGCTTCTGTTTGAAAACCAGT ATTACCCCAATGGAGTGCGTCTCACTTCAGCTCTTCCAGGCGCGGACATCAAGGTTCTCATTAACTTCAACGCCCCCAACCCGCAAGACCGCAAGAAGTTCACCGATGACCTGCGGGAGTCCATCGCAGAGGTGCAGGAGATGGAGAAGTACAGAATAGAGT CTGAACTGGAGAAGCAGAAAGGTGTGGTCCGTCCGAGCATTTCCCAGAGCTCAGGGCTGAAGAAAGAGACTGGAAATGGCACTCTAAGTCGCACCAGTCTGGATGACAGTTATGCCATGGGTGAAGGCCTCAAGAGAAGTGCCCTCAGCAGCTCTTTACGTGACCTTTCAGATGCAG GCAAGCGGGGGCGCCGCAGCAGTGCAGGATCTCTAGACAGCAATATGGAA GGGTCCATCATTAGCAGCCCCCACATACGGCGTCGGGCCACTTCCAGCCGCGACTGCCCCTCCCGCCAGCAGTCCATCCCCAACTCCTCTTCACTCCTGGGCTCCCTGTTCGGCACCAAGCGGGGAAAGTCACCCTCTTTGCCTCCCCAGCCATCCCACCCAACACTAATCTCTCACACCCCTCACCCTACCAACCTGCACCACACAGCCCGTGACGGTGTCACAGTCACCGAGACCCAGGCCCAGATGCACCCCCACCACGCTCAATTTTGCCACTTACAGAATCCCCCTCCgtaccaccaccaccatcactaCCACCCCCCAGCACACATTCAACACCCGCCCCACCAATACCACCCTCCTCCTGTCCCTTCGTCCTCTCACAGCCTCTCGCACGGTCCCCACAGCCACGTGCCACACCCCTCGCACCCCTCCCACTCCCAGCATGCACCTCACCACCACAGCCAGCCTCCGGCCCCTCCTCCGGTGGCCAGCAGCACCAAGCCCAAACACAGCGGCATCAGCACTGTGGTTTGA
- the LOC132119536 gene encoding IQ motif and SEC7 domain-containing protein 1-like isoform X3, translated as MLKLKTFCLDYWQFLCLQPLNGFYKSVEGEAPGGEAGPSLENSGGYLRGPVSRSAIISGEHFDGPPLYAHEVRQRPRRPKLQHSQSILRKQAEEEAIKRSRSLSESYELSTDLQDKQVEMLERKYGGRFITRHAARTIQTAFRQYQMNKNFERLRSSMSENRMSRRIVLSNMRMQFSFEGPEKVHSSYFEGKQVSLTDDGSKLGALVQSERGEMVPTNMKSPAVQSDFTDAITELEDVFSRQVKSLAESIDDALNCRSLHGDEGQPEPTRGHPDREQEVTYQIKPSHSSDHRKRDEMTASYSDVTLYIDEEELSPPLPLSQAVDRHSSTESDLRLRSLNSSQDYWSLAHKDEKADTDTSCRSTPSLECQEQRLRIDHLPLLTIEPPSDSSVELSDRSDRSSLKRQNAYDRGIASKQGSPKHIPSHALPPRGPARDDDAPRHRPRQLESHLAINGTANRQSKSESDFSDGDNDSINSTSNSNDTINCSSESSSRDSLREQTLSKQTYHKETRNSWDSPAFSNDIIRKRHYRIGLNLFNKKPEKGTQYLIERGFVPDTPVGVAHFLLQRKGLSRQMIGEFLGNRQKQFNRDVLDCVVDEMDFSAMELDEALRKFQAHIRVQGEAQKVERLIEAFSQRYCICNPGVVRQFRNPDTIFILAFAIILLNTDMYSPNVKPERKMKLEDFVKNLRGVDDGEDIPREMLVGIYERIRKRELKTNEDHVSQVQKVEKLIVGKKPIGSLHHGLGCVLSLPHRRLVCYCRLFEVPDPNKPQKLGLHQREIFLFNDLLVVTKIFQKKKNSVTYSFRQSFSLYGMQVLLFENQYYPNGVRLTSALPGADIKVLINFNAPNPQDRKKFTDDLRESIAEVQEMEKYRIESELEKQKGVVRPSISQSSGLKKETGNGTLSRTSLDDSYAMGEGLKRSALSSSLRDLSDAGKRGRRSSAGSLDSNMEGSIISSPHIRRRATSSRDCPSRQQSIPNSSSLLGSLFGTKRGKSPSLPPQPSHPTLISHTPHPTNLHHTARDGVTVTETQAQMHPHHAQFCHLQNPPPYHHHHHYHPPAHIQHPPHQYHPPPVPSSSHSLSHGPHSHVPHPSHPSHSQHAPHHHSQPPAPPPVASSTKPKHSGISTVV; from the exons TGTGGAAGGTGAGGCTCCGGGTGGTGAGGCAGGCCCCTCTCTAGAGAACAGTGGAGGTTACTTACGAGGGCCGGTGAGCCGCAGTGCCATCATCAGTGGTGAGCACTTCGACGGCCCACCACTGTATGCTCACGAGGTACGGCAGCGCCCGCGGCGACCCAAACTCCAGCATTCCCAGTCGATCCTTCGCAAACAGGCAGAAGAGGAGGCCATCAAACGCTCACGATCACTGTCTGAGAGCTATGAGCTCTCAACCGACCTCCAAGACAAACAG GTGGAGATGCTGGAGCGCAAATATGGAGGGCGTTTTATAACCCGACATGCTGCGCGAACAATCCAGACTGCCTTCCGCCAATATCAGATGAACAAGAACTTTGAGCGCCTCAGGAGTTCTATGTCGGAGAACCGCATGTCCAGACGCATAGTTTTGTCCAATATGAGAATGCAGTTTTCATTTGAAGGACCTGAAAAAGTCCACAGTTCATATTTTGAGGGGAAGCAGGTGTCTCTTACAGACGATGGCTCTAAACTAGGAGCCTTGGTGCAATCGGAGCGGGGGGAGATGGTCCCCACCAACATGAAGTCACCTGCGGTCCAGAGCGATTTCACAGACGCCATTACAGAGCTGGAGGACGTTTTCTCTCGACAAGTGAAATCATTAGCAGAGTCGATAGATGATGCTCTGAACTGTCGCAGCCTACATGGAGACGAAGGACAGCCAGAGCCAACCAGAGGTCATCCAGACAGGGAGCAAGAGGTTACCTACCAGATCAAGCCTTCCCACAGTAGTGACCACCGTAAGCGAGACGAGATGACAGCCTCGTATAGCGATGTGACACTTTATATAGATGAGGAAGAGCTCTCCCCTCCTCTTCCTTTATCACAAGCAGTTGACAGACACTCTAGCACAGAGTCAGACCTCCGTCTACGTTCTTTGAACTCCTCGCAGGATTACTGGTCTCTAGCTCACAAGGACGAAAAGGCCGACACAGACACTAGCTGCCGAAGCACCCCGTCTCTGGAGTGTCAAGAGCAGAGATTGAGGATAGACCACCTTCCCTTGCTCACCATCGAACCTCCCAGCGATAGCTCGGTTGAACTGAGCGACCGTTCTGACCGAAGCTCTCTCAAGAGGCAGAACGCTTACGATCGGGGCATTGCCAGCAAGCAGGGCAGCCCGAAACACATCCCCTCTCATGCGCTACCACCACGGGGACCAGCAAGAGATGACGATGCTCCTCGGCATCGGCCACGGCAGCTGGAGAGCCACCTGGCAATCAACGGCACTGCCAACCGGCAGAGCAAATCTGAGTCGGACTTCTCTGACGGTGATAATGACAGCATCAACAGCACTTCCAATTCCAATGATACCATCAACTGCAGTTCGGAATCTTCATCCAGGGATAGTCTTCGAGAGCAGACTCTCAGCAAGCAGACATATCATAAAGAGACCCGCAACAGTTGGGACTCACCCGCGTTTAGCAACGATATCATCCGCAAGAGGCACTATCGTATCGGCCTGAACCTTTTTAACAA GAAACCTGAAAAAGGCACCCAATACCTGATTGAGCGAGGATTTGTCCCAGACACACCTGTGGGAGTTGCCCATTTCCTGTTACAGAGAAAGGGGCTGAGTCGACAGATGATTGGCGAGTTCCTGGGCAACAGGCAGAAACAGTTCAACAGAGATGTTCTTGA CTGTGTGGTAGATGAGATGGATTTCTCTGCAATGGAGCTGGATGAGGCCTTAAGAAAATTCCAGGCACATATCCGGGTGCAGGGAGAGGCACAGAAGGTGGAGCGACTCATTGAAGCCTTCAg TCAGCGCTACTGCATCTGCAACCCGGGGGTGGTGCGTCAATTTAGGAACCCTGATACCATCTTCATCCTGGCGTTTGCCATTATACTCCTCAACACGGACATGTACAGCCCAAATGTGAAGCCAGAGAGGAAGATGAAGCTGGAGGACTTTGTAAAGAACCTTCGTG GGGTGGACGACGGAGAGGATATCCCAAGAGAGATGTTGGTAGGCATCTATGAGCGAATACGGAAGCGAGAGCTTAAAACTAACGAAGACCACGTCTCCCAGGTGCAgaaggtggagaagctcatagttgGCAAGAAGCCG atCGGGTCTCTGCACCATGGCCTTGGATGT GTGCTGTCTCTACCACATCGCAGACTTGTGTGTTACTGCAGGCTGTTCGAAGTGCCGGACCCTAACAAACCTCAGAAGCTGGGACTCCACCAGAGAGAGATATTCCTGTTCAATGACCTTTTAGTG GTCACTAAGATTttccagaagaagaagaattcGGTGACGTACAGCTTCAGGCAGTCCTTTTCTCTATATGGGATGCAGGTGCTTCTGTTTGAAAACCAGT ATTACCCCAATGGAGTGCGTCTCACTTCAGCTCTTCCAGGCGCGGACATCAAGGTTCTCATTAACTTCAACGCCCCCAACCCGCAAGACCGCAAGAAGTTCACCGATGACCTGCGGGAGTCCATCGCAGAGGTGCAGGAGATGGAGAAGTACAGAATAGAGT CTGAACTGGAGAAGCAGAAAGGTGTGGTCCGTCCGAGCATTTCCCAGAGCTCAGGGCTGAAGAAAGAGACTGGAAATGGCACTCTAAGTCGCACCAGTCTGGATGACAGTTATGCCATGGGTGAAGGCCTCAAGAGAAGTGCCCTCAGCAGCTCTTTACGTGACCTTTCAGATGCAG GCAAGCGGGGGCGCCGCAGCAGTGCAGGATCTCTAGACAGCAATATGGAA GGGTCCATCATTAGCAGCCCCCACATACGGCGTCGGGCCACTTCCAGCCGCGACTGCCCCTCCCGCCAGCAGTCCATCCCCAACTCCTCTTCACTCCTGGGCTCCCTGTTCGGCACCAAGCGGGGAAAGTCACCCTCTTTGCCTCCCCAGCCATCCCACCCAACACTAATCTCTCACACCCCTCACCCTACCAACCTGCACCACACAGCCCGTGACGGTGTCACAGTCACCGAGACCCAGGCCCAGATGCACCCCCACCACGCTCAATTTTGCCACTTACAGAATCCCCCTCCgtaccaccaccaccatcactaCCACCCCCCAGCACACATTCAACACCCGCCCCACCAATACCACCCTCCTCCTGTCCCTTCGTCCTCTCACAGCCTCTCGCACGGTCCCCACAGCCACGTGCCACACCCCTCGCACCCCTCCCACTCCCAGCATGCACCTCACCACCACAGCCAGCCTCCGGCCCCTCCTCCGGTGGCCAGCAGCACCAAGCCCAAACACAGCGGCATCAGCACTGTGGTTTGA